A stretch of the Helicoverpa armigera isolate CAAS_96S chromosome 5, ASM3070526v1, whole genome shotgun sequence genome encodes the following:
- the LOC110381054 gene encoding protein obstructor-E: MLSRHHWTGFIVLLAVTFASCAQVEDPCKTKSRVVADDKYCDKYWECDNGQSIQYDCPNGLVFAGKHRGVTEGCDYPWRSNYCEYPKVQINPPIGTEHCDWLYGIFGHETSCTRYWTCWNGTATEQLCIGGLLYNENAHSCDWPENVDGCQKHPLCNDDPNGNVPLGKSCNRYWQCQGGYPRLQRCPAMLVFDRRSLRCVVPPTEECDVPTTTAPPPEEENQQDLRQGQQHKRPNGEYQDQGRQRQQSRN, translated from the exons TGCTGTTGGCGGTAACCTTCGCATCATGTGCCCAAGTAGAAGACCCTTGCAAGACGAAGTCACGAGTAGTGGCTGACGACAAGTACTGTGACAAATACTGGGAGTGTGACAATGGCCAGTCGATCCAGTACGACTGTCCTAATGGGCTGGTCTTCGCTGGCAAGCATCGAGGAGTGACGGAGGGTTGTGACTATCCTTGGAGGTCGAACTACTGCGAGTACCCTAAAGTTCAGATta ACCCCCCAATCGGCACAGAGCACTGCGACTGGCTCTACGGCATCTTCGGTCACGAGACCTCATGCACCAGGTACTGGACTTGCTGGAACGGCACTGCTACGGAACAGCTCTGCATCGGAGGCCTGCTGTACAATGAGAACGCCCACTCCTGTGATTGGCCCGAAAATGTTGATGGCTGTCAGAAACAtc CTCTCTGCAACGACGATCCCAACGGCAACGTGCCTCTAGGCAAGTCCTGCAACCGCTACTGGCAGTGCCAGGGTGGTTACCCTCGTCTGCAGCGCTGCCCCGCCATGCTGGTCTTCGACAGAAGGTCCCTGAGGTGTGTGGTGCCTCCCACTGAGGAGTGCGATGTCCCTACCACCACGGCTCCACCACCGGAGGAAGAGAATCAGCAGGATTTAAGACAG GGTCAACAGCACAAGCGGCCAAACGGTGAATACCAGGACCAGGGCCGCCAAAGACAACAATCTAGAAATTAA